The nucleotide window CCACCTGCCGCTCCGGCTACACCTGCCTGAAGAGCTACACCCAGGCCACGGCCTCGCAGAGCGCCAAGAGGGAGGGCTGCGCCGCCTACTCCGGTTCGTCGAAGGAGACCGCCGCGGCCATCATCGCGAAGGTCGCGACGGCGTGCGGCATCAACCCGCAGGTCATCCTGGTGCTGCTGGAGAAGGAGCAGGGTCTCGTCAGCGACACCTGGCCGTCCGCCAGGCAGTACCGGTCGGCCACGGGCTACGGCTGCCCGGACACCGCGGACTGCGACACGAGCTACTACGGCTTCTTCAACCAGGTCTACAACGCCGCCTACCAGTTCAAGAAGTACCAGGCCAGCCCGAGCTCGCGCGGCTACGTGGCCGGCAAGTGGAACACCATCCAGTGGAACCCCGAAGCCTCCTGCGGTTCGTCCAGCGTCTACATCGAGAACCAGGCGACGGCGGCTCTGTACATCTACACGCCGTACCGGCCGAATGACGCGGCGCTGGCCAACGTCTACGGCACCGGTGACGGCTGCTCCTCCTACGGCAACCGCAACTTCTGGCGCATGTTCACCGACTGGTTCGGCGACACCAAGGGCGGCAGCTCCTTCGTGCGGGACGCGAGCACCGGCGCTATCTACCTCATCACTGGCACGATCAAGCACTACGTCCCGTCCACGGCGATCTACAACGCACTGGCCAAGCTGGGCACCTACCGCAACGTCAGCTCGTCGTACCTGACCGGATACGTCGTCGGAACCAACGCCAGCCCGCTGGTCCGCAATCCGCTGACCGGCGATATCGCGCTCGTGCAGGGCAATTCCCGGCACCGGTTCACCAGCTGCGGCCAGGTGTCGGTATGGGGCTATGACTGCGGCTCGCCGACCGACCTGATGCCCGGCCAGTGGACCAAGATCCCCCAGGGCGGTGAGGTCTCCAACTACATGGTCGTCGCCGGAACGGCCACGACCTACTTCCTCAACTCGTCCACCCGATTCCCGGTCGCGGAATGGACCGGAGTGGTCCGCCTCAACGGTGGCGTAGCCCCGTGGGTGGGCACCATGAGCGTGACGAACGCGCAGCGGTACCCTATCGGGCGCACCCTGGCCACACCGGGAACGGCCATCAAGTCGTCGAGCAACAATGAGCTCTACCTGGTCGACGGCTTCGGCAGTCGCATCCGGATCCCGTACATGTCCATGCTCGCCGAGTACGGCCTGAAGACGTACAAGACGGTGTCGCCCAATGTGGTCGACGGTTATGCGAAGTCGGCGGCCGACCTCACGCTGGTGGCGTCCTGCAACTCGGCGCTGGTGCTCGTGAACGGCGGCAAGGCGTCACCGCTGACCGCGAACAACGGGGCCGGAATCGCCACGACGCCGCTCTCGCCATCCACCTGCAGCGGCCTGGCCAAGGGGGCGACCATCCCGGGACTCGTCTTCGCCAAGACGGGCGTGTCTCCCTACGTGTACGTGCTCCTGAACGGCGCCGCGCGACAGATCTACGAGTGGAGCGATGCCGTCGCGATCAACGGCGGCTCGGCTCCCACCGTGATCACCCTGTCGTCGCCGACTATCCGCACCTTCGCGATGCCGGGTGGCGTGGTCGCGTCTGGTTCGCTGATCAAGGCGGCGAACAGTGCCACAGTGTACCTCGCCGACGGCACCGACCGGATCACCAAGCTGCCCTCCTTCGGGATCAGCGACGGTCTCGGTATCGGGTCGTACCGCACGGTGCCCGCCACGGTGATCGCCGGGTACGCCAAGACCGGTGCCTCGCTCAGCCGGGTGGTGAACTGCGCCGGCGCCCCGTATATCGGGCTGAACGGAACTCTGTACAAGCTCAGCGCGACCAGCGGAATCGGGCTGCCCGTCACCGACCTGCGCGGCTCGACCTGCGCCACGTTCACCCTGTCGAAGAACGCTGCGATCTCCAAGGTGTTCGTCAAGGAGGCGAACAAGTCCGCGGTCTACTACATCACGGCTGGAAAGCGCCGGCTGGTGGGCTCCTGGTCTCAGGCGATCAACCTCAATGGCGGCAGCGCCCCGCAGGTCTTCACCATCCGCGCGTCGGAGATGGGATTCTTCGCCGACGGCGGCCCGATGAAGTAGCGCGGGCCCCGGAACGACGAAACGCCCCGACCTCGGTCGGGGCGTTTCGTCGTAGTGCGGAGAGGGGTTACTGGGCGCGCATCCGCGCGACGGCCTCGTGTGACTCGCCGTCGAAGACGACCCTGCCCTTGTCGATGAGGATGCCGCGGTCGCAGAGGTCGGCGACCATGCCCAGGTCATGGCTCACTACGACCAGCGTGCGGCCCTCAGCGTGCAGCTGACGGATCTTGGCCAGGCACTTGCGCTGGAAGGGCTCGTCGCCCACCGAGAGGATCTCGTCGACCAGCAGGATGTCGACCTCGGTGTGGATGGCGACGGAAAACGCCAGGCGCAGGAACATGCCGGAGGAGTAGTGCTTGACCTCGGTGTCGATGAACTTGGCGATCTCGCTGAACTCCACGATGGCGTCGAAGCGCTCGTCGATCTCCTTCTGGCTCATGCCGAGGATCGCCGCGTTCAGGTAGATGTTCTCCCGGCCGGACAGGTCGGGGTGGAACCCGGCACCGACCTCGATCAGGCCGGCGACGCGACCTCGGGTGAGTACCTCGCCCGTGTCGGGGCGCAAGACGCCGGAGATCAGCTTGAGCAGCGTGGACTTGCCCGACCCGTTGAAGCCGAGCAGGGCGACGGACTCACCCGTGTTGATCGTGAAGCTGACGTCGTCGAGGGCGTTGAAGCTCGAGGAGATGGGCTTGCGCCGCACCGCGGCGATCACCGACTCCTTGAGCGAATGCGTGTGCCGCAGCAGGAATGTCTTACTGAGGTCGGACACGATGATGGCCAGCCGCGGTTGCTGCTCGTTAAAGGTCTTGGGCAAAGCGACGCTCCAATCGGCGGAAGACAAGCTGTCCGATGACCAGCAGCACGCTCGAGGTGAGCAGGGCGCAGAGACCGAAGAACCACAGGGTGGGCGGCAGCGGGCTGCTGCCGTCGGTGGTGGGGTACCAGAAGCCGGCATGGAGCAGCTCGACCGCGGCCGTGATGGGGTTCAGCTGGTAGATGACCATCAGCCAGTCCGGCAGCACCTTGGCGACGGTGCTCCACTGGTAGAGCACGGGGGATGCCCAGGTGGCGACGAGCAGGATCAGCTCGACGAAGTTCTGGGCGTCGCGGAAAGAGACGTTGATCGAGCCGAAGAACAGGCTCAGGCCCATGGCGAGCAGCACGATGATGAGCACGCCCAGGAGGATGCCGAGCAGCTGCAGCAGGCTGGGGCGCCAGCCCGTGAACACGCAGACCACGGCGAGCACAAGGGCCTGGGGCAAGAAATTGACGAAGGCCACCAGGGTGGACGACACCGGGAACAACTCGCGGGGCAGGTAGATCTTCTTGATCAGCGGTGCGTTGTCCACGAGCGACTTGGTGCCGTTGCTGAACGCCTCGCTGAACAGGTTGATCACGATGAGGCCGGAGAACAGGTAGACCGGGTAGTTCGGGATAGTGCCGTTCAGCTGCAGGAACACGCCGAGCGCGATGAAGAACACCAGGAACTGGGTGATCGGCTTGACATAAGACCACATCCAGCCGAGGACCGACCCGCGGTAGCGGACCTGCACTTCTTTTCGCACGAGCAGGGAGAGCAGGTACCGACGGCGGAATACGTCGATCAGTCCGGCCCCTTGACCCGGCCGGACGAAGCCGTCGAGGTCTGGTACTGGAACGATTTGCGTCACACGTTTCCTTTTATCGTTGGGTCGCCGGCCTGGTTCCTCCGGGTGGGGGCAACTGGCCCACCCGTGATTCTAGCTGTTAGCGGTTGCGCGGTCGTGACCCTATTCGCGGGTGCTGTCGGCCGTTGCAGCCGTCCCGGGTGCCACGCCATCGACCGCTGAATCCAGGCCGAGAGTGGACGTCCAGGACTCCAGCGAGGTCAGGTCGTGCTGGTTGGAACGGTATTTCTCGCTGAGGGCGGCCCACTGGCGGCGGAACTTCAGGTTTTGGATCACGCTGGACCGGAGCAGTGACCGGAACATGGTGCGGTCACGAATGTGCCAGGTGACTCCCGAACCCTCGGCGTTGGTGATGACCACGCTGTCCATGTTCGGAACCGTCCACCACGGCGCTGTGCGCGGCAGGTGGGTGTCCGGGCGATCGGCGCTCCCCGGGTGCGGGTGGGTCATGCCGTGCCGTACGAAGTTCTTGATCAGGAACGAGTAGAGCTTGCGTCCGCTCGGGCGGGGCTCGTCGCTGCCGACGAGGTTCGTCATCGGGAACCGGCCGAAGCGGCCGAGGTCCTTGATCAGGGTGGATTCCGGGTAGTCTCCGGCGATCGCCCGGATGGCGGGCAGTCGGCTGGTCAGCTCGGAGTGCAGAGAGCCGGGGCCCGCCATGACGCTCTCGTATGCCAGCTGGCGAAGCTTCACCGTGTAGTAGTCCATGGTCAACAGGTGCCGCACGTCCGAGGCGAGGTTGCTGATCGTCAAGCGGCCGCCCTTGGCGTGCGGCGAGTGCAGCAGGGCCGCGACCAGACGGTTGCGCGCGTGGTAGAACGCCTGCCAGTCCCGCGAGTCGTCCTTGTCGACCCAGGACACGTGCCAGACGGCCGCGCCGGGGAGGCTGACCGTGGAGTAGCCGTGTTCGGAGGCGCGCAGCGAGAATTCGGCGTCATCCCACTTGATGAACACCGGCAGGGACAGCCCGATCTCGCGGATGACCTCCACCGGGATCAGGCTCATCCACCAGCCGTTGTAGGCCACGTCGTTGCGCTGGTGCAACCAGGTGGTCTGGCGCAGGTTCATCGCGGTGAAGTCGTGGCGGGACGGCGTGATCGGGCCCCACATGAAGTTCCAGGTGTCGATCGACTCGGCGAAGGCGTGCAGCTTGGTCTTGTCGAACATGTCGAACATGTGGCCGCCGACGATGGTCGGTTCGGTGCACAGCCTGGCGAAGGCCAGGGCGCGACGGATGCTTTCCGGTTCGACGACGACATCGTCGTCCAGCAGCATCACATAGTCACTGGTGCCGGCCGCGACGGTCTCGAGCATCCCGCGGGAGAACCCGCCGGAGCCGCCGGCGTTGACCTGTTCGATGACCCGCAGACGTCCGCCAAGGGCAGCATCCACCTCGGCGTACCTGGCGTGTTCGCGGATCTTGTCAGTGCCCTGGTCGACAACGATGATCTGGTCGAGGCCGGCGAGCACGTCGGCGTCGGTCGCGATCGTGGCGAGCAACTCCAGGCAGTAGGCAGTGCGGTTCAGGGTGGTGATGGCGACGGTCAGCGTGCGGGCCGGCTGGGCCGGTTCGTCGCTCGGCGGCGCCTGCCATTCGGCGCTCGTGAGGGCGAAGTCCTCACCGCGGGAGACCAGGTCGAACCAGTACCAGCCGCCGTCGATGAAGTAGTCGAAGCCGAGGTCGAACTCCACGGTGCCGGCGGTGTCCACGTGGGCCGAGTCGACCGTCTGGATGACGCCGCGGGCGTTGGAACGGTAGACGATGATGTCGCCGGGTCCGGTGGTGGAGATGCTCAGGCGCACCCCGGTGAGGCTGGTCCAGCGGCGCCA belongs to Cryobacterium sp. SO2 and includes:
- a CDS encoding ABC transporter permease; this translates as MTQIVPVPDLDGFVRPGQGAGLIDVFRRRYLLSLLVRKEVQVRYRGSVLGWMWSYVKPITQFLVFFIALGVFLQLNGTIPNYPVYLFSGLIVINLFSEAFSNGTKSLVDNAPLIKKIYLPRELFPVSSTLVAFVNFLPQALVLAVVCVFTGWRPSLLQLLGILLGVLIIVLLAMGLSLFFGSINVSFRDAQNFVELILLVATWASPVLYQWSTVAKVLPDWLMVIYQLNPITAAVELLHAGFWYPTTDGSSPLPPTLWFFGLCALLTSSVLLVIGQLVFRRLERRFAQDL
- a CDS encoding ABC transporter ATP-binding protein codes for the protein MPKTFNEQQPRLAIIVSDLSKTFLLRHTHSLKESVIAAVRRKPISSSFNALDDVSFTINTGESVALLGFNGSGKSTLLKLISGVLRPDTGEVLTRGRVAGLIEVGAGFHPDLSGRENIYLNAAILGMSQKEIDERFDAIVEFSEIAKFIDTEVKHYSSGMFLRLAFSVAIHTEVDILLVDEILSVGDEPFQRKCLAKIRQLHAEGRTLVVVSHDLGMVADLCDRGILIDKGRVVFDGESHEAVARMRAQ
- a CDS encoding glycosyltransferase, with product MSTPIVLQKVVFPSSSEPDVAPLYVDPDEWTQIVAPAQEDAKKRRGNSDEPTMQPLRLTHHNVTPMLDGRRGLKPGLDKRVSLGTYFNAFPASYWRRWTSLTGVRLSISTTGPGDIIVYRSNARGVIQTVDSAHVDTAGTVEFDLGFDYFIDGGWYWFDLVSRGEDFALTSAEWQAPPSDEPAQPARTLTVAITTLNRTAYCLELLATIATDADVLAGLDQIIVVDQGTDKIREHARYAEVDAALGGRLRVIEQVNAGGSGGFSRGMLETVAAGTSDYVMLLDDDVVVEPESIRRALAFARLCTEPTIVGGHMFDMFDKTKLHAFAESIDTWNFMWGPITPSRHDFTAMNLRQTTWLHQRNDVAYNGWWMSLIPVEVIREIGLSLPVFIKWDDAEFSLRASEHGYSTVSLPGAAVWHVSWVDKDDSRDWQAFYHARNRLVAALLHSPHAKGGRLTISNLASDVRHLLTMDYYTVKLRQLAYESVMAGPGSLHSELTSRLPAIRAIAGDYPESTLIKDLGRFGRFPMTNLVGSDEPRPSGRKLYSFLIKNFVRHGMTHPHPGSADRPDTHLPRTAPWWTVPNMDSVVITNAEGSGVTWHIRDRTMFRSLLRSSVIQNLKFRRQWAALSEKYRSNQHDLTSLESWTSTLGLDSAVDGVAPGTAATADSTRE